The following coding sequences lie in one Eschrichtius robustus isolate mEscRob2 chromosome 10, mEscRob2.pri, whole genome shotgun sequence genomic window:
- the PPP1R26 gene encoding protein phosphatase 1 regulatory subunit 26 yields the protein MFLMNAPPVLALPSKWEAFGPPGSCRFPGCFSEPKEGVSRAAVSAKVQMVISTLQGDGGAALGMSGEHARQRSQRAERGHGTRLATSPAFAACGLAAGFDPRGEEEAADLGPLVPDSDSDDSVDRAIEEAIQEYLKAKSGAARPPAASQCEPEPPPSGTPTALCPPDLAAGPTAVPGSHRGVGEDRGSASPLSVSSEDSFEQSIRAEIEQFLSEKRQHETQKCDIPADRKPDPSDGSARSASRSSKEPTGKAQQQELAGACKEFIFRKPPRSAKAGALPRGPRSKVTVEPATAAGRPAEAAPGKVGVRRGTGSAKRGRRARSAALVPEAADSSSDDGIEEAIQLYQLEKRKEAGGELPQRALPAEEKGPEAPAHGTGLCTKSTWPEAHGKTPGKKKPVAAKATDLSPGGLDPDHPSRPPRETVAPAPLGSTAAESKFVDGSPCRADTSAELMCAEAILDISKTILPGPLEGGTRPPPASPLLYPPDVPSCSDGDSSSVDSDDSIEQEIRTFLALKAQSGGLLPRTETCPRPAHSPLLPPGLSASASKTPDLSLSCKRKRGAGSTAVRPCAPKRTRETAEAQESTRDADRSLGRAQPSQGKASEAPGREGETWGQPLPCRTGVPGDEHRAPVTQGTVLPGPRKAAEARRVDEKESSEDKSSSLDSDEDLDTAIKDLLRSKRRLRKRCKDPRAGCKKRVRFSTTETQFLDKVGGFPKDWKDRSPHLLKSCLSKSKKESPGRPSHILCREAVRAKPDSLAAEDAPPAARSRGQAAGGSLFSGESEARELHGPAPSPSSLSDDSSSVDSDDSIELEIRKFLAEKAKESVSGSEIHGGGPTALGTGSGGRPELPCRKVPPPGPALQPGMCTRSQRCRGPLQPAEGPRGPGRAFAPAGRSSPRAEQACSPAALARCELVPPRGTSGTAFAKGSPASRRTAYAPKDKSPRGAEAAAGESALGQLPSCMEAGTRAESRSPLARTPGAEREGRPRAGLALPWADFAPQSRLQSTWALSTKGRDTAAWKGGFRGQREKGLEGQARGSPSLAMDPKRRLPFAGFSPLLSTQLFHFGKSVSWGGKQASLFSTPLSLPLQGPSFSAFRETQAGHGPVFGSSHLLVKQEGGRWPPRKSQAGLSLPDRRNSGPEESILDLRYRRSRVDGDDEDQEALGSDVSEFSDASVEEGGSPLAKGPVLQL from the coding sequence ATGTTTCTCATGAATGCCCCTCCTGTGCTCGCTCTGCCGTCCAAATGGGAGGCCTTTGGCCCACCCGGGAGCTGTAGGTTTCCCGGATGCTTCTCAGAGCCGAAAGAGGGCGTCTCGAGAGCGGCGGTGAGCGCCAAGGTGCAGATGGTCATCAGCACGCTTCAGGGGGACGGGGGGGCCGCCCTGGGCATGAGCGGCGAGCATGCCCGGCAGAGAAGCCAGAGGGCGGAGAGGGGCCACGGCACCAGGCTGGCTACCAGCCCCGCCTTTGCTGCCTGTGGTCTTGCTGCTGGTTTTGACcccaggggggaggaggaggccgcGGACCTTGGCCCCCTGGTGCCGGATTCGGACAGTGATGATTCCGTGGACCGCGCCATTGAGGAAGCCATCCAGGAGTACCTGAAGGCCAAGAGCGGAGCCGCCCGGCCGCCCGCAGCCAGTCAATGCGAACCAGAGCCGCCTCCCAGCGGCACCCCGACCGCCCTGTGTCCCCCAGACCTCGCAGCTGGCCCCACTGCTGTCCCCGGCAGCCACAGGGGAGTCGGCGAGGACCGGGGCTCTGCCTCGCCGCTCAGCGTGAGCAGTGAGGACTCCTTCGAACAGAGCATCCGGGCGGAGATCGAACAGTTCCTCAGTGAGAAGAGGCAGCACGAAACCCAAAAATGTGACATTCCTGCAGACAGAAAACCAGACCCCAGTGACGGCTCGGCCAGATCGGCGTCTAGATCCAGCAAAGAGCCGACGGGCAAGGCGCAGCAGCAGGAGCTGGCGGGCGCCTGTAAGGAGTTCATCTTCCGGAAACCTCCCAGGTCCGCAAAGGCTGGCGCGCTGCCCAGAGGCCCCAGGTCCAAGGTCACCGTTGAGCCCGCCACGGCTGCGGGCCGCCCTGCAGAAGCAGCCCCTGGTAAAGTCGGGGTCAGGAGGGGCACCGGCTCAGCGAAGAGGGGAAGGCGAGCCCGGAGCGCGGCCCTGGTGCCTGAGGCGGCCGACTCAAGCAGCGATGATGGCATCGAGGAGGCCATCCAGCTGTATCAgctggagaagaggaaggaggcgGGTGGCGAGCTGCCGCAGAGGGCCCTGCCCGCGGAGGAGAAGGGCCCCGAGGCCCCTGCACACGGCACAGGCCTCTGCACCAAGAGCACCTGGCCCGAAGCCCACGGGAAGACCCCGGGCAAGAAGAAGCCGGTGGCCGCCAAGGCCACGGACCTCAGCCCGGGTGGCCTGGACCCCGAccacccctccaggcctcccagGGAAACCGTGGCTCCCGCACCTCTGGGAAGTACGGCTGCCGAAAGCAAGTTTGTGGACGGGTCCCCGTGCCGCGCAGACACATCCGCGGAGCTGATGTGCGCTGAAGCGATCCTGGACATTTCCAAAACGATCCTGCCGGGCCCCCTGGAGGGCGGCACCAGACCCCCGCCCGCCAGCCCACTCCTGTATCCCCCCGACGTGCCTTCCTGCTCCGACGGTGACAGCAGCTCTGTGGACAGCGACGACAGCATCGAACAGGAAATCCGGACATTCTTGGCTCTGAAGGCGCAGTCAGGGGGGCTGCTGCCCAGGACGGAGACGTGCCCGCGGCCGGCACACAGCCCGCTGCTGCCACCCGGCCTCAGCGCCTCGGCCTCCAAAACGCCAGACCTGTCGCTGAGCTGCAAGAGGAAACGCGGAGCAGGCAGCACCGCCGTGCGGCCATGCGCACCCAAGAGGACCAGAGAGACGGCCGAGGCACAAGAGAGCACCCGGGACGCCGACCGCAGCCTGGGGAGAGCGCAGCCCAGCCAGGGGAAAGCCAGCGAGGCCCCGGGAAGGGAGGGTGAGACCTGGGGCCAGCCTCTCCCCTGCAGGACGGGCGTGCCGGGTGATGAGCACAGGGCCCCGGTCACGCAGGGTACCGTGTTGCCGGGCCCCAGGAAGGCGGCCGAGGCGAGGCGCGTGGACGAGAAGGAGAGCTCCGAGGACAAGAGCAGCTCGCTGGACAGCGACGAGGACCTGGACACGGCCATCAAGGACCTGCTGCGGTCCAAGCGGAGGCTCCGGAAGAGGTGCAAAGACCCCAGAGCCGGCTGCAAGAAGAGGGTCAGGTTCAGCACCACGGAGACGCAGTTCCTGGATAAAGTAGGGGGCTTCCCCAAAGACTGGAAAGACCGAAGCCCACATCTGCTGAAAAGCTGCCTCTCAAAGTCCAAAAAAGAGAGCCCGGGGAGACCCTCGCACATCCTCTGCCGAGAAGCAGTGAGAGCAAAGCCAGACAGCCTGGCAGCCGAGGACGCGCCCCCGGCTGCCCGGTCCAGGGGCCAAGCCGCAGGAGGGAGCCTGTTCTCTGGTGAATCGGAAGCCCGTGAACTTCATGGTCCGGCCCCAAGCCCCAGTTCCCTGTCTGATGACAGTAGTTCTGTAGACAGTGATGACAGCATTGAACTGGAGATCAGGAAGTTTTTGGCCGAAAAGGCCAAGGAGTCCGTGAGCGGATCAGAAATTCACGGAGGGGGCCCCACCGCTCTCGGGACGGGGAGCGGGGGCAGGCCGGAGCTGCCGTGCCGGAAAGTGCCACCTCCCGGCCCGGCCCTTCAGCCCGGCATGTGCACTCGGAGCCAGAGGTGCAGGGGGCCCTTGCAGCCGGCCGAGGGACCAAGGGGCCCGGGCAGAGCCTTCGCTCCGGCCGGGAGGAGTAGCCCCCGTGCCGAGCAGGcctgcagccctgcagccctgGCCAGATGCGAACTGGTGCCGCCCAGGGGCACCAGCGGGACCGCATTTGCCAAAGGGTCACCAGCCAGTAGGAGAACCGCCTATGCGCCCAAAGATAAGAGCCCGAGGGGGGCCGAGGCTGCCGCGGGGGAAAGCGCATTGGGTCAGCTCCCGAGCTGCATGGAGGCTGGCACTCGGGCAGAGAGCCGGAGCCCACTGGCACGGACCCCGGGCGCCGAGCGGGAGGGGAGGCCCCGGGCCGGCCTCGCCCTGCCCTGGGCTGACTTCGCCCCCCAGAGCCGGTTGCAGAGCACCTGGGCGCTGAGCACGAAAGGCAGGGACACGGCGGCGTGGAAAGGGGGCTTCAGGGGCCAGAGAGAGAAGGGGCTGGAGGGCCAGGCCCGGGGCTCGCCCAGCCTCGCCATGGACCCCAAGAGACGCCTGCCCTTTGCCGGCTTCTCGCCGCTGCTCTCCACACAGCTGTTTCACTTCGGGAAGAGTGTCTCCTGGGGGGGGAAGCAGGCCAGCCTCTTCAGTACCCCGCTGAGTCTGCCTCTACAGGGCCCATCCTTCTCGGCCTTCCGAGAGACCCAGGCTGGCCACGGCCCAGTGTTCGGAAGCTCACACTTGCTGGTGAAGCAGGAGGGTGGCCGCTGGCCGCCCAGGAAGTCCCAGGCAGGGCTCAGTCTGCCCGACAGGAGGAACTCGGGGCCGGAGGAGAGCATCTTAGACCTGCGGTACAGGCGGAGTCGGGTGGATGGAGACGACGAAGACCAAGAGGCCCTGGGCAGTGACGTCAGCGAGTTCAGTGATGCGTCTGTGGAGGAGGGCGGCAGCCCCTTGGCCAAGGGCCCCGTCCTCCAGCTGTGA
- the PIERCE1 gene encoding piercer of microtubule wall 1 protein isoform X2 — MSEEDPQGCAEQEEPKAKASPEKTSDYYRVSEDLPARFNNPAWFRGYRTKEPPSVYRTSNQAYGSRAPTVHEMPKVFYPNSYKFSRQVAAGGMFQNNTFNVYMEKSIVTGPDNYITFYDRLNFHPSYRVSKPSICD, encoded by the exons ATGTCCGAGGAGGACCCCCAGGGGTGCGCGGAGCAGGAGGAGCCCAAGGCCAAGGCTTCCCCGGAGAAAACCAGCGACTACTACCGCGTGAGCGAGGACCTGCCGGCTAGGTTCAACAACCCGGCATGGTTTCGGGGCTACAG GACCAAGGAGCCCCCCTCAGTGTACAGGACCAGTAACCAAGCTTATGGGAGCAGAGCACCCACCGTGCACGAGATGCCG AAGGTATTTTATCCAAATTCGTATAAATTTTCGAGACAAGTTGCAGCTGGTGGAATGTTCCAGAACAATACTTTCAACGTCTACATGGAGAAGAGCATTGTGACGGGTCCGGACAACTACATCACCTTCTACGACCGGCTCAACTTCCACCCCAGCTACAGGGTCAGCAAGCCGTCCATCTGTGACTGA
- the PIERCE1 gene encoding piercer of microtubule wall 1 protein isoform X1: MSEEDPQGCAEQEEPKAKASPEKTSDYYRVSEDLPARFNNPAWFRGYRTKEPPSVYRTSNQAYGSRAPTVHEMPVRRKQGKKVFYPNSYKFSRQVAAGGMFQNNTFNVYMEKSIVTGPDNYITFYDRLNFHPSYRVSKPSICD; this comes from the exons ATGTCCGAGGAGGACCCCCAGGGGTGCGCGGAGCAGGAGGAGCCCAAGGCCAAGGCTTCCCCGGAGAAAACCAGCGACTACTACCGCGTGAGCGAGGACCTGCCGGCTAGGTTCAACAACCCGGCATGGTTTCGGGGCTACAG GACCAAGGAGCCCCCCTCAGTGTACAGGACCAGTAACCAAGCTTATGGGAGCAGAGCACCCACCGTGCACGAGATGCCGGTAAGGAGGAAGCAAGGAAAG AAGGTATTTTATCCAAATTCGTATAAATTTTCGAGACAAGTTGCAGCTGGTGGAATGTTCCAGAACAATACTTTCAACGTCTACATGGAGAAGAGCATTGTGACGGGTCCGGACAACTACATCACCTTCTACGACCGGCTCAACTTCCACCCCAGCTACAGGGTCAGCAAGCCGTCCATCTGTGACTGA
- the MRPS2 gene encoding small ribosomal subunit protein uS2m isoform X2 gives MVPGSVLPRLLGAGVRRRPLQLHLVQTATPGPAGPSGRTLGSAAASAAREPERSSDLNERILSEPLKHFDFFNVKELFSVRSLFDARVHLGHKAGCRHRFMEPYIFGNRLDQDIIDLEQTATHLQLALNFTAHVAYRGGVILFVSRKRQFSHLIENVARDCGEYAHTRYFKGGLLTNAPLLLGPMVRLPDLIIFLHTLNNVFEPHIAVRDAAKMNIPTVGIVDTNCNPSLITYPVPGNDDSPAAVQLFCRLFRTSIRRAKEKRKQVEALYRLQGQEGAEGRGPADPPSPGVQAELDLGHSP, from the exons ATGGTACCCGGCTCGGTCCTACCGCGGCTGCTCGGCGCGG GTGTCCGGCGCCGGCCGCTCCAGCTGCACCTCGTCCAGACGGCGACCCCGGGCCCGGCGGGGCCGAGCGGCAGGACGCTGGGGAGCGCCGCGGCCTCCGCGGCCCGGGAGCCCGAGCGCAGCAGCG atCTCAACGAGAGGATCCTGAGTGAGCCCCTCAAGCACTTCGACTTCTTCAATGTCAAGGAATTGTTTTCTGTAAGAAGTCTCTTCGATGCCCGGGTGCACCTGGGACACAAAGCTGGCTGTCGGCACAG GTTCATGGAGCCGTACATCTTCGGGAACCGCTTGGACCAGGACATCATCGACCTGGAACAGACGGCGACGCACCTACAGCTGGCCTTGAATTTCACGGCCCACGTGGCCTATCGCGGGGGCGTCATCCTGTTCGTGAGCCGCAAGCGGCAGTTCTCACACCTGATCGAGAACGTGGCCCGGGACTGCGGGGAATACGCCCATACCCGCTACTTCAAGGGCGGCCTGCTGACCAACGCGCCCCTCCTCCTGGGCCCCATGGTCCGCCTGCCCGACCTCATCATCTTTCTGCACACACTCAACAACGTCTTTGAGCCGCACATAGCCGTGAGGGACGCGGCCAAGATGAACATCCCCACCGTGGGCATCGTGGACACCAACTGCAACCCGTCGCTCATCACGTACCCCGTCCCGGGCAACGACGACTCGCCCGCGGCCGTGCAGCTCTTCTGCAGGCTCTTCCGGACCTCCATCCGCCGGGCCAAAGAGAAGCGCAAGCAGGTCGAGGCCCTGTACCGACTGCAGGGCCAGGAGGGCGCCGAGGGCCGCGGTCCAGCTGACCCTCCTTCCCCGGGGGTGCAGGCCGAGCTGGACTTGGGTCATTCCCCTTGA
- the MRPS2 gene encoding small ribosomal subunit protein uS2m isoform X3, giving the protein MVPGSVLPRLLGADLNERILSEPLKHFDFFNVKELFSVRSLFDARVHLGHKAGCRHRFMEPYIFGNRLDQDIIDLEQTATHLQLALNFTAHVAYRGGVILFVSRKRQFSHLIENVARDCGEYAHTRYFKGGLLTNAPLLLGPMVRLPDLIIFLHTLNNVFEPHIAVRDAAKMNIPTVGIVDTNCNPSLITYPVPGNDDSPAAVQLFCRLFRTSIRRAKEKRKQVEALYRLQGQEGAEGRGPADPPSPGVQAELDLGHSP; this is encoded by the exons ATGGTACCCGGCTCGGTCCTACCGCGGCTGCTCGGCGCGG atCTCAACGAGAGGATCCTGAGTGAGCCCCTCAAGCACTTCGACTTCTTCAATGTCAAGGAATTGTTTTCTGTAAGAAGTCTCTTCGATGCCCGGGTGCACCTGGGACACAAAGCTGGCTGTCGGCACAG GTTCATGGAGCCGTACATCTTCGGGAACCGCTTGGACCAGGACATCATCGACCTGGAACAGACGGCGACGCACCTACAGCTGGCCTTGAATTTCACGGCCCACGTGGCCTATCGCGGGGGCGTCATCCTGTTCGTGAGCCGCAAGCGGCAGTTCTCACACCTGATCGAGAACGTGGCCCGGGACTGCGGGGAATACGCCCATACCCGCTACTTCAAGGGCGGCCTGCTGACCAACGCGCCCCTCCTCCTGGGCCCCATGGTCCGCCTGCCCGACCTCATCATCTTTCTGCACACACTCAACAACGTCTTTGAGCCGCACATAGCCGTGAGGGACGCGGCCAAGATGAACATCCCCACCGTGGGCATCGTGGACACCAACTGCAACCCGTCGCTCATCACGTACCCCGTCCCGGGCAACGACGACTCGCCCGCGGCCGTGCAGCTCTTCTGCAGGCTCTTCCGGACCTCCATCCGCCGGGCCAAAGAGAAGCGCAAGCAGGTCGAGGCCCTGTACCGACTGCAGGGCCAGGAGGGCGCCGAGGGCCGCGGTCCAGCTGACCCTCCTTCCCCGGGGGTGCAGGCCGAGCTGGACTTGGGTCATTCCCCTTGA
- the MRPS2 gene encoding small ribosomal subunit protein uS2m isoform X1 — translation MGSLEDAGPGRAKGGLPPLAAHVLGRTSLQPSEQPHRRVGPRPAPHPEPRPRSSRGRLAGPRGPQTPPGSPPLRVKTRPRLSRSEAGVRSRSPPRASRKGPWGPSASALPQPPGLGAGVQTLHPLPLPAPDLNERILSEPLKHFDFFNVKELFSVRSLFDARVHLGHKAGCRHRFMEPYIFGNRLDQDIIDLEQTATHLQLALNFTAHVAYRGGVILFVSRKRQFSHLIENVARDCGEYAHTRYFKGGLLTNAPLLLGPMVRLPDLIIFLHTLNNVFEPHIAVRDAAKMNIPTVGIVDTNCNPSLITYPVPGNDDSPAAVQLFCRLFRTSIRRAKEKRKQVEALYRLQGQEGAEGRGPADPPSPGVQAELDLGHSP, via the exons ATGGGGTCCCTGGAGGATGCGGGACCGGGGAGGGCGAAGGGCGGCCTTCCGCCCCTGGCAGCCCACGTGCTGGGCCGCACGAGCTTGCAGCCCTCCGAGCAGCCCCACCGCCGAGTAGGGCCGAGGCCCGCCCCGCACCCCGAACCGCGGCCGAGGAGCTCCCGCGGGCGGCTGGCGGGACCACGGGGACCTCAGACACCACCCGGCTCCCCTCCTCTCCGAGTGAAGACTCGGCCACGTTTATCCAGGAGTGAAGCCGGGGTCAGATCCCGGTCTCCGCCCCGAGCCTCCAGAAAAGGCCCCTGGGGACCCTCAGCATCTGCCCTCCCGCAGCCCCCAGGCTTGGGAGCCGGGGTCCAGACCCTgcatcctctccccctccccgccccagatCTCAACGAGAGGATCCTGAGTGAGCCCCTCAAGCACTTCGACTTCTTCAATGTCAAGGAATTGTTTTCTGTAAGAAGTCTCTTCGATGCCCGGGTGCACCTGGGACACAAAGCTGGCTGTCGGCACAG GTTCATGGAGCCGTACATCTTCGGGAACCGCTTGGACCAGGACATCATCGACCTGGAACAGACGGCGACGCACCTACAGCTGGCCTTGAATTTCACGGCCCACGTGGCCTATCGCGGGGGCGTCATCCTGTTCGTGAGCCGCAAGCGGCAGTTCTCACACCTGATCGAGAACGTGGCCCGGGACTGCGGGGAATACGCCCATACCCGCTACTTCAAGGGCGGCCTGCTGACCAACGCGCCCCTCCTCCTGGGCCCCATGGTCCGCCTGCCCGACCTCATCATCTTTCTGCACACACTCAACAACGTCTTTGAGCCGCACATAGCCGTGAGGGACGCGGCCAAGATGAACATCCCCACCGTGGGCATCGTGGACACCAACTGCAACCCGTCGCTCATCACGTACCCCGTCCCGGGCAACGACGACTCGCCCGCGGCCGTGCAGCTCTTCTGCAGGCTCTTCCGGACCTCCATCCGCCGGGCCAAAGAGAAGCGCAAGCAGGTCGAGGCCCTGTACCGACTGCAGGGCCAGGAGGGCGCCGAGGGCCGCGGTCCAGCTGACCCTCCTTCCCCGGGGGTGCAGGCCGAGCTGGACTTGGGTCATTCCCCTTGA